DNA from Daucus carota subsp. sativus chromosome 1, DH1 v3.0, whole genome shotgun sequence:
ttattatattttttcataattattaaataaaatatattgtaattgtccagattttatatttatttatatctttacattaatatttatataaggtTGAAATTTAATATGTTGTTTTGGAATCAAATCCTAGACATTTGTAtgaatttcttttaatattgtatCTAACGGTTCACATGAATCTGAGTTGAAAATTCTAAAGGATGTGGTTAGAAGGGGTAACCCAAAATGAGGGTACCATACTATACTACAAATCATATGTTATTATAGTTCAGTATAGATGCTACATATTGAATGTTATTTATTACTATGCAGTCCTATTGGTAATTACAGTGGCTCTAGACTCTAGTGTCTTCTTTTGTCATCCGGTTAGTGATGTCAAAACTAACACTAAATACTAAGAAATTAGCACACAGTATTGTAGTCAGATATATTTTGCTTTTACCTAAAATACAAGCAAACAAACACCCTTTTTACATTTTCGCTCATTACTTTTTGTTTGGACTTTGGATATATGTATGTCTGCAGAAACTGAACAAGGTGTAGCACAAGCGATTATCCGCTCAGTCATTGACTTTAAGAGAGATCCATGGCCATTAGTTTCTGACAATGCTAAGGATCTTGTCAAGAAAATGCTTAATCCAGATCCAAAACAAAGGCTTACGGCTCAGGGAGTTCTTGGTAATGTTTTTATCTATTTCTCATTGTTGTTGACAAGGATATCTTGTCTATTCTTGTGGTGATTGAGGAGATTACTATATGTTCCCTTCTCCTTATACATCTATGCTATGTAGATCATCCCTGGTTACAAAATGGGAAGAAGAATCCAAATGTGTCTTTAGGTGAAGTTGTAAAATCAAGGCTGAAGCAGTTTTCTGTAATGAACAAGCTCAAGAAAAGAGCTTTAGGGGTAAATATTTCTGTGAATTGTGGAGCATGACTTGTATATATCCTTGAGTAGTAGTTTATCTGTGTTGATGTGGATTTTTAAATGTAATGGAATACAGGTAATTGCTGAGCATTTATCAGGGGATGAAGTTGCAGGAATCAAGGAAGCATTTGATATGATGGACActaacaaaagaaacaaaataaatctGGAAGAACTTAGAGTTGGTTTGGCAAAACTAGGCCATAGTATACCTGATCCAGATCTCGAAATCCTAATGGAAGCGGTTAGTAATATCTGTGTTTTCCAATATATTCTTCTTCCTTATGTTCTCTCTTTATTCTGTCACATTACTGCTAATGATATGCCCTAGGCTGATTCTATCGATCTTTGCTATACTTTGTTTTAATTCATAACTTCTGTTATGCTTCTTCCAATCTTTGGCATATATAGCTGCTCTAGGAAAATGAACAAGTTTCTAAACCCACAATTAGTATACATAATGCATAAGACAGCTCTGTTTCTAGATTTTGTTGGAAAATATGAGAAACACAGTAAggcaattatatttcaaattcaagAACAGGCAAGCAAAACCAAATACGAAACAATTCACTTTAAggcaaaataaaacaataatcattcataacaatacattaaagagaaagaaagaaacTTAGCTATGCAGCCGCTTTAATAAATTAAACAGCTGAGTCTCAGAGCCTTGAGAAGGCACAACTGTTGCTGAAGAAATATCTCCATTCGCCCCACTTACTACATTGGTATGTCACGAGTTGCTCTTCTTTAATTTCACTCGATGTGGATCTAGTGAAATAAACACTCGACGTGGGTATAGTGatataaacacaaataaaacaaaaatagttttcatttattttactCGGATTaagtaatattaatattgggAAATATATTCAGAGTTTGATTATAAAAAagggtcatgttcaagagagaaccatttGGGAGAGAGctcatagaacccttaccttagtGCGACCCTATAAAAATAATCCACTcagtttatttaatattaataattatataatcaatataaataaaCCAAAGATATTTGTAATAAAAAGACATATAGAGTTCTAGCCCCATGTCACAAAAGTATTCCTCTTATGTTAGTAGCTGTAAACAAAATTAGTACAAGATGCTATATAAACTTGTTATCTTTCTTTAGAATATCAAGGTGGGACAAAACCTGCAGGACCCATTTCAAGCAAGCGACTTTGCCTTGATATATTTATGGATTCCACTATGAAATGTCTTAAATCCAAATATAAGACTTCAAGTCctcaaagcaataaacatgttCGAGTTAGTTTCTGTATTTCCATCAAGAACCtacagttaaacctctttaaagtaataCCTATCGGACcggaaaaaaatattactttatcgaatttattattttatcgatataataatactccctccatcccaatttagatgagccttttgctcatttcacacatattaaggagtattaaatgattttttcttttttccatcTCTACCCATATTTATTGTATTGACTTTCAATTGTATTAGCTAGATGCTATattgaaaatgataaataagaaaggGTAAGTATGTAAAATTGTTGATAAATATGCATTGGAAAAAGAGAAGCTcaagtattttgggataaatttttttatcaaagagctcatctaatttgggatggagggagtattttattactttatcgataaagtaatattttattattttactgaatttctatatgtttacaaattataatttattatttttaaaaacaagaatCAGTCACATGCAatgtatttgatttaaaattacttttataatgaTTAATAGTATGTGAAAACTAAATTCTTGCATGCACTAGACGATAGCACATCCCAAGCGTGTCATCAAACGAAGCACTTCAAGCAATCAACACTTTAAACAATTACTTGTTACAACATGAGCAAAACATACCGGGAGTTGTTTATGCTTTACATAAAGTCAAGGATGAGGTTAATTTTGGACTTGGTGGAAAGAAGAAACAAGCTACTatagattcatattttaaaaactgaattttataattcatatacattatgtatatatataattcatgaattattaCTTTATATATTACCTGGgcctttaatgaatttctaaatttttattatcttatgcTTTTAGCGAAAATATTACTTAACAACACTGGCCCAAGTTGGGAccgacaaaatttattatttaagcgAGGTTATTACTTTATCGGATATTACTTAATCGAGGTTTAACTGTACTGAAACAAGGTCTCAAAGTTTTGATTCTCTAAAAGATTTTTCATTAATAGATTCTATCTTAAATGAACTCCCTTCTCTATATATTACATTTTGTGATTTATTAGGATATGATCATCTTTAAACTCAATGCATAACCAAGCTATAGAAAGGTAATTTAATATCCTAACATTAACAGCAAATGTACATTTAATGATGAAGTCGGAGTATGCTTTACAAACTATGGTGCTTGTAGCTACATTTGCTGGCAACTGAAATGTCATATTTACAGGCTGACGTTGATGGCGATGGAGCTTTGAACTATGGAGAATTTGTTGCTGTTTCTGTACATCTTAGAAAGATGGCCAACGATGAGCATCTACACAAAGCTTTCTCAGTCTTCGATCAAAACAAAAGTGGTTACATAGAGATTGATGAACTCCGGCATGCCTTGAGTGATGAAGATGATGCCAACATTGAGGATGTCATCAATGCCATAATGCATGATGTTGATACTGATAAGGTCAGTGCTCTCTATTGAGATATATTCATATACTTTCTTCACTGTTAAATTCCTGGGATAGTCCTTAACTTTTCTGCATCTTCTGTTCCTGTAATTTTGATGAATTTGTTTTTTGCCTATGGGTGTTAAGACTCTAATCTTATATTCAGTACTCAATTTTGTTATGGTTAACACGTATCTGtcttctatatataaaatgtttATTCTCTAACACGCATATATGCAAATGAAACCCATTTTCATTAATAGAGATGTCCTGCTGGTAAATCTGGATTCTTAACATTGTTTTTGTTGTTTCGATGCATAGGATGGGCGTATAAGTTACGAAGAATTTACTACTATGATGAAGGCTGGTACAGATTGGAGAAAAGCTTCCAGGCAATATTCAAGAGAAAGATATAACAGTATCAGCTTGAAGTTGATGCAGGATGGCTCATTTCAGGCTCCAACAGAGGTCAGGTGACATTTTCGTATGTCAAGGAACAAAAGAATACGTAAAGGGAAAAGCAGAGAGCTATTGGCTTGCAGAGATAATTGCAATAAAGAACTCATAATTTTATCATGTTCATCAATGTGTATTGTTCTCTACATATCTGGTAATCGCATATCTGGAATGTTTGATTAGTTGATACACTCGAGTCTAGTTAGTTTTGCTCTTAGATTCAACACTCCTGATCTATGTGAATTTGTTACCATTTTTCGGTATTGCTAATTGGTACAACTACAATGTAAGTGCAAATTTTAGTAGTTAGTTTTAACTTCCAAGAATCCAAGTAACATGTAAGTGTTAACTGTATTTTGATTGAGTATGTTGTGCTTCAGATGCTTCTTCTTTTTGTGTCATCAGTGTCTGAAACCAACACTCGTGACATCATGAGAActatcatataaattaaaagttttgacatttattttgacagtcattttatattttttggtgaGAACTATCAGAGCACTCTAACTGTCCGGCTAAAATAACGGTCGGCTAAATTGGATTTAAGATGTGTTTCGATGACATTCGTTATATTGGtcggttatattttaaaaattgtaaaaattgtaaaattattaatatttaaaaatagtataccATTAATATGTTGGATTGTTAGAACATGCATCTTGAATGAGGTTAACTAAATTAAAGctctaagacattatgtaaaatttgttaaacctTAATACATTTTATTTCGATTTCGATGGCACTGGTTATATTGATTGAATAAAATAACgtactattattattttaatagaatttttgatttaatatgttaattgaTTACATGTCATTTGTTACGGATTTGTAgtgattcgacaaatatagtcatcagTGTactggttcgacaaatataatatgACAAATACACTGGTTCGACAAACATAGTAGGACAAATATAGTAAATAGTAAGAGCTTGACTAAAATTATACACAAGGAGAGAATATGGTTGAAGTGTGATATTTCATGAAAttgtctatatttttatttttgatatgtcaaTTATTTTCCAGTTAAgagtttttaatgatttttcagtTAAGAGTTTTTAATGGTTGGAGCTGAGCAGAATATATCGATTTGGTAATCAATATAATGATGTGATTTTCTTAACAATTTGTTATAAGTCTGTAAAGTTtcgataaatataatcaatacaaggagtttgattatatttatagaCAAAGGGAATTTATCATTggagttagtttttttttttatattacataatatgtattttatagtatatattatttaactgAGGGTTCCACATTGTTGGAGATGCTTTTATGTAAACAataatgttgtgtttgattgtggagaataaaatgaaatgactaaaaataaatgaaaatagtagAGGTAggaggaaagttttgaaaagaaATTGAATGAGTgtaaaattgttatgatgagatttgagaaaaaaaatttaaggaatgaaataggaatggaatggaggaaggaatgaaatttaaaaacatttgctcataacatagttcaaatattcatacacccaaccaaacacaatataagatttgaaattcttttatggtgtaattttttttatatgatactCTCTTCAACCCTCTCAATTTTTTGCAATTTTCTTTCtcttggcacacattttaaggtgtgtattaaatatcattaaatatgatttcctaacttatttttaattttttttctttgtataaaaattcaaatattgattttttatttagaaaaaaaataatatatgaaactaTACATTAGAGTATTTCTTTTTGTCATAATACATTCGAGTATCTTTAAAATGCTTGTCGAGACTTATGTCTTGAATGTAAAGAACTAAGGAGGACAAAATGCTTGTCGTGTCGGGGCCTCTATCCTAACGTAAAGAACTAAGGAGGACAGGAAgagtaacaaatatttaaaaaaaaaaaaggtatgaTAAGATATAAAAGTTTGTTATCAATTAAAAGATTgtgataattttattattttattatcagTGGTTTTTTAGTATTGAGGTGTAGAATTAGATGTTATAGTGGTGTTTTAGTATTGATCAGGTAGAGAATTAGGTATTATATATTAGGAAAAACGAAAGAAAAGTTAGAAGATGATTTGAATTGTTATTCACttgtatttgttttttttttttttttaaatgagaatgaatctcaaccGATATGATTCGTCAATTTACcatgataattctttcattcaataaaacttatcatctaaccatcggacatgcaagatgaccggggaaatttagataataaaactttaatgtccgaaaagaaaaacccgtcttcttccaagcatcctgaaaatataaacaaatgaaatatggagaatataaatccatatatatgactgattatatatatatatatatatatatatatataaaattaaaaaataaggataatatatccaataaataataattattaaaatcatgtGTATATCATTTCAAGTAGTGAAAAGGAAATTAATTAAAGTCCCAACCAAAGATAAATCTTTGGTGAGACACgaaggaaaaaaataatataccaaaaatataaaataacaattattaacaAGCAAACAAAATGGCACATAATTGCAGCCAACAAAGTGGCACATATTGGAGCCAACAAAGTGGCACGTAATTGCCCCTTACAAGCCAATAATATGCCATCAATCATGGCCACccataaattaatattagtgttttATATACATTGAAACTTAATATTATTGTTACTTTACTAATAGAATggcaattttataattatagaaAAATTGTAAGATTTTAAGACATGAtcagtttattaattaaatattttaattttttttatcttgacTCGAGCCCCACTCCGCTTCATGTTGCAAGagttaagaaaatatttatatttataaataaaatagagaAGAATTGATGTTTTTCATCGACAATTTCGATCTAAATTATATTCATCACTAATTTTTGTCATACTCAATAATCTTTCAATAATctctaataataatttattaataagcaACCCTAGTTCTAAGTTAATTATTTTCACTCTCTTGATCGAGTAATAACCTTTAATTAACGAACAATATATCTCaactatatttttcaaattaagatgacattttaatttaaatatgattaattgacaaagCAACTTGTtctaagtatatatatttatagacaACTACGGAGATAAAAACATAATActcacataattatataaatagagtacacaaatattttggaaTTGAAAAAGGATCTGACAAATCTAACAAGTcatctttcattttttaaagTACAATTCCAAATAATAAAGAAACTCCAAACCTCTtctatttcttttataaatagagTACACAAATATCTTGGAATCGAAAAAAAATTTGACACATCTAACAAGTCATCTTTCAATCTTTCAAGTTCCGAACAATCAAAAAACTCAAAATCTTTTATTCTCGTAAAGATTTGAAGGACCTAAAATCATCTTTAGATTCTATTATTACCtagtttaaaaatcaataatagATTTTGATTGTATTTTAATCTTGGAGACACCTTATTCCATAATTAGTATTAATTATTGATATCAAAGATGTTTATTTCAAATACTTAGAATACAAATTCAAAGACATGTCACAATCAAACATTGGTGATTGTATATGGAATAAAAGAAGATGTGTTAGCATGCGAATACACAAACACATGTCCATTGCTCATAGCAGTAGGTACTTATGAGTTGTGCAAATTGTTTGTTCTTGCAAGCTGTATCACATGCTGGTTTGTTGCATCCCCCGCCAATAATGATAGGAAATGAACATGTTCCCGTTCGTTTTTCATGAATTAATGTGGATTCATCTGTAAGcatagaaatttaaatataaaaaacataagATAATTAACTGagacaaaaaaaagaagaagatgaagggaacaaaattattgaaatgcAATgtcattagatttttttttataaacaataagaaCATATCTAACCAAAAAACTTACATTTTTTTGTGTGATCGGCATTTGAAATAATAACATTCATTATCATCATGAGGActatcatataaataaaatgtttgaAACTCATTTTTTTCAGTATAAGAATTCTAATATCTCATAGACTTGTAATGTTAGTAATGTTGTATTATCAGTCTTTTATACTCgagtttttatgatttttatcgtattatgtgaatattaaaTTGCCGGGATATgatatctaaataataaatatctaaaGATTTGTTATCAATTAAACGATtacaataatatctatattaataaGTTTTTTAAGATTGAGACATAAAATTTGGTATTATGCATTAAAACATGAAATGAAATATGGAATatgatttgaattttttatggATCTCGTAAAAGTTGAGATATTTTGTATTAACATATAtgaagatatttttatttacttaccaaaaaaagatgttatttattaatattattagttatattttataatgtgAATCGGAACTTATAGTTTATGTTACCAACaaaattctattttaatatttaataaaaaattcttgATTTTATGATACGGTCTATTTATCATTgaaatatctttttatattttatacgtATTATGCTTCGATCGAGACTAAGgtcaatttattaattatatatatatatatatatatttatacttattgTGCTTTAAGACTACTCCAATGCACGTCATGGTGTGAGAGTAAGTATtcattgatttaatatttttatgtcatTATGGTGTAATTCTTCTTAACTCTGCCAATCTATCATTAAGCTCTTATACGAGAAGATTGTACAagagatttttataaaagaaatgaCACACGTGAGAGTAAGAATGAATATACGAAGTTTTGCTTAGTACATGTTGTTCAAGCTTTACAGAGTGAGACCCATGTGTCAAAGACAAAAACACACGGGAAAAAACATTTTGGCTAGTGTAATGAAAAACTTTTTCAAGTGTAATTAGAGTGAATAATTTATGTCCATATACAAAGTGAATGTCATTACTTGCTTTAAATGCGGCGAGAAAGGACAGTATGCACGAGAATGCTAACAAGCTATGAGAATAACACTTTGCTGTCTAGGACGACAACAACCCAACGAGTATGCAAACAACACAGACGCTCAATATGACGGTTAGAAACACTATCAATAAATTTTATAGATGTTTGTGTGTTGATTGATTGGAGAGCCACTCGatcttttatttctaaaaatttgtTAATTACTTGGGACTTGATCCTATTGTCTTAGacaaatatataactataaaaaTAGCTAATCAAGAGACGATATTCGTAACTgaaatatgttaaaatttatgatattaagaactcagttccattatcacttcttatccttctcTCTTGTAGTTTTGGATATGTATTGTTGACTAtcttaatatgatatattaGGATTTTACATGCCTCATCTTTTGAGTGCAGAAAATATGTCCAGgtgaatacaaaaaaaaatcaacaatcaCAAGACAATAGTTCTTCTTTGAAATTGACATGTTGTTAACTGTTCCAAAAAAAATACATGTGAAAAAGCTGCAGAGGCCTATTAATTAGGGATTCAGTCTAGCTTCACAAAAGAATATCTTTTACTTTTCCATTTAACAAGTATCACACAAACCATTCTCGAAAAATTCTGATTTTTGATATTCATCTTACAAGACCTTTTTTTAACCAATTTATTCTTAATTTTGAAGTTTAAATGTGCCAGCTTCTTGTGCCATAACCAACTCTCATATGTACTTGCTTTGCTAAAAGGACAAGTAACTGAATCTGCATTTGTGGAGCTGGAGTCAACAATATTCACATTACTTTTCTTATTTCTTGTAAACATCACATTATTATCCTTTTTGTGTGAAACAACACAACCACACATATATTAATTCCTCTATCACACAGTTGGCTAATGTTTAGTAGATTATACTTAAGTTTCCAAActaatgcaacttcatcaatcaTGACATTATCTTTTGAAATCAAGCCATGTCCAGGTGTATACTATTTACCGCCATATCCAAAAGTGATGTTTGAGCTATCTCTTTTCTCAAACttacactacaccatatatggcCTACCGCAATGGTATAAACGtgagtgttgcaaaattatgttgcattaAAGTCACTAATCCATACCTACCGCAACGATAACCATTCATGTCCGTTCGATGTTGCAATAGCCGAATATATGTGTTGCATAGAGTGTcagtataataattatttataatatgacaataaaatttacataaaataaagCTCAAATAAGTTTAAATGATAAATtggaaaaatgtaatatattaaacataaaaacactaaattttggaatacaaatattattttttatatcatctctttaacataattaattatattaaaagaaataattttgaaattaattaattatgaataaaataataatactgtaattgaattatatttttaaacatataaaatatttatatttttaaataattaagaaaattgaaaataaaatgaattattaaaacaaaataaaaatttgatatgttgTGTGCTCAAAAAGCAAGCGGCAAACTTTCCCCCCTGTTTCATTTGAGTTAGTCATTCAGCACAGAAACAAAACTCTACACACTCACACTGCGCCTTCGTTGAAACATCCTTCGGCTGCTAAAACTCAACTCTCCATCAAATACACCATCTCCGCTGCTCAAACTCACCGGTGATTAGGTAAAATCGGGAACCTCTCCCCTCAAAATCAACTcttaattaattagggtttggaATCAGGCCTTCAATCGGGAGTTCAATTGAGAGCTTCTTCATTCCGCGGAATTAGGGTTTTCCGATTTATCATTCCTATCCTacattttgtttttcattttgctTTTCACTTTAATGTTCTTAATTTTGTGTCTTTATGTTtctcagggtttcaattgaatTGGGGCTTCACTGGAACTAGGGCTTCAAcagtgttttaatttaattgcaaCTTCGATTTGCTTAGATATAAGGTACAATCCGCGGTTATCCTCTACTTTTAACTTTAAATGTGTGCTTTGTTtcagattttatatataaatgcatGTTTATCTTTGTATCTTTGTTGTGATTTGTGTTCTATGTTATGTTACCCATCTCTCTGTCTCTCCCCTGTGTCCCCCTCtgtctccctctccctctctctctcccctttgTTTTGTGATGATAGATTGagtatgtttatgtttatgtttgttGGTAATAGATTGTATGAGTTTGGGGTTTGTTGGTTTTGTGATGTCagtattttgtgtgtgtgtgtgtgagaaaaAGAGAGAGGAGGGGAGGGGGAGAGTGAGACAGAGAGGAATAGAATTTTGGACCTTTTTAAATAAGAAACTGTGTCACTGTTTATGAGTgcgagagagagaaggagagagggGGGGATGTTATGATTGTTAATTTGTGGCTAGTTATTTCTGTTTGTGTTATCGAACTGAAATTTTTGGGTTGATTGCATTGTCTGGAATTATAGTTATGTTTAAATTTGAGTTCATTAATCTTGTCTTATTTACATTACGAAGCCTGATTATGTAGATTCGAATCCAATTATGATTTACATGCTTAAATCATGGATATGTATTATGTTTGCAAACATATGTAAGTTTACATACAGATCTCTTTCTTGTGCCCAAATATTTCTCTTTCTTGTTCAATGGAGTGACTGTCACCTTGCTGGTGCACTTGGATTGCTCAGGATTCTAATTTATAAGGTTGTTTACTAGATATatgcatctattattctataAAATTATGATGTCTTCTGAAGCATATGAAGTATCATTGGTATGTAACAGGCATATGAGAGAGGCAAGACGTCTATGTATGTCCATGAGCGAAAAGCTAGCATAAGAGATTTTTATGGTTAGTAAGCCTTGGAAAAGGATATTAGAACTGTTTTTTTTATGGTCAGTAAGAATGTGTTAGGTTGCTAAAACAAGCAAAAGAAGAACAAGAGCAGAGAATCCATGAAGCTTTAACAGGAAAATTTAATGAATGGGAAAACCACAATATATAAGCTTGAAAGTGAGCTTCTAGAGCTCCAAAACCAGGTCTAGAAAGTTAAAGATAATGATCCTATTTGTATTAATCCTGGTGTTCATCTGAAGCtggtgtttttattatttggtGCAGGTTTGCCTGCACTTTTTCTTCTCATATGTCTTGCTATCTACACATGAAAAAGAATCAGTgactatctcatattttctaCAGCCTTTTGTTGTTTTCATGTTCTCTTTCATGGTTAATGCGAATTAGTACATGAAATTTATTTTGCAGAGAATGATGACAGAAGACCAAAGTACCTCggctttttaaaatatttgttccaagtatattgattgtgatattaattAAGTATT
Protein-coding regions in this window:
- the LOC108227049 gene encoding calcium-dependent protein kinase 8, translating into MGNCCAAPKTSTQKEKRKGRKEKKEKPNPFAIDYSTNGTSGIKFRVLKEPTGQNVTDKYELGRELGRGEFGVTYLCTDLESGEKFACKSISKKKLRTSVDIEDVVREVDIMKHMPSHPNIVSLKDTYEDNDAVNIVMELCEGGELFDRIVARGHYTERAASSVMRTIVEVVQVCHKNGVMHRDLKPENFLFANKKETAPLKAIDFGLSVFFKPGEIFNEIVGSPYYMAPEVLRRNYGPEVDVWSAGVILYILLCGVPPFWAETEQGVAQAIIRSVIDFKRDPWPLVSDNAKDLVKKMLNPDPKQRLTAQGVLDHPWLQNGKKNPNVSLGEVVKSRLKQFSVMNKLKKRALGVIAEHLSGDEVAGIKEAFDMMDTNKRNKINLEELRVGLAKLGHSIPDPDLEILMEAADVDGDGALNYGEFVAVSVHLRKMANDEHLHKAFSVFDQNKSGYIEIDELRHALSDEDDANIEDVINAIMHDVDTDKDGRISYEEFTTMMKAGTDWRKASRQYSRERYNSISLKLMQDGSFQAPTEVR